In the genome of Camelus bactrianus isolate YW-2024 breed Bactrian camel chromosome 18, ASM4877302v1, whole genome shotgun sequence, the window ACACCATCCCAAGTAGGGGCACAAATTCTAGAATATATGTGAAAGGGGCttgaaaatgtatgaaataaataaacgtaaGGCGTTATTACTGTCTGAATATAACCTCTGGATCCACAGACAAAATACAAGTAGAACCAACTCAACTCGGTCGATCCctaaagttttctgttttcttcatttcagttCTTATTACGGGCCCACACTGgacctcaaaaaatatttacccAAATAAGTAAGTTAATAGTGAGgaaggttaagcaacttgcccaaggtccagCGGCATTTATGCCAGAGGTCTGACTCCCTCTCAAAGTTGGAGCTGACCTACCATGTTAATAACGCAAACGTTTGAAGGTAGCAGCGACGGTCCTTATGCCCTAGGAAGCAAACAGCTAGCGGCTCTGACTCGTACCATGATCCGAGGACAATGTTTGCGGGACATACACGGTCACTTCCGGCTTCATAAATAGCCCTGGAACCGAGCTCCTGACGTCAAACGCGTACGACAAGGCGCCGCCGTGACGTCTTGCTCTTCCAGTGACCTTCAGTCCGTCGGAGACGTAGGCGCACGGAAGGCCTCTGCCTGTGCGCTGATTGGCTGCACGGTGAGGTCAGCCCCGCCTCCCAACTTCCGCTCTTATTCCTTGCAGAAAACGCCAGCATCTTCTCCGAATCTCGCTCTTCTCGCGTATTCGCCGTGCAGTTGCGATGCCTCGTGGAAGCAGAAGTCGCACTTCCCGTGTGGCCCCTCCGGCCAGGTGAGGCCACCGCGGGCCTTGGGGCCCTGCCGGCGCCGTGACACAGAGGGAGGCCGCGTTGGGCCACGGCGCGGCCGGTTGTCGGCGGGTGGGGGAGTCCGAAGGCCGGGGCGGCGTGGGCCCGCCTCTGGCCGCCTCAAGCTGGTTGTAGGGGTTTGGCTAGTTTTCCTGTTGGTGGCAAAACGTTCTAATTTCGAATGTCCATgaattactaaaatattttacagctcattttaagtaaaaacagGCCAGTGCTAGAAAGAGTGAATATTTGTAACTAATCCGGCTGAAAcgtcaaaaatagaaaaaaaaaaaataaaggtggtATAATCGGGAAAATCATCGCATTTCAATTCAGTAAATAATCTTTGAGCACCTTCCATGAGCAGTGAGCGTTCCAAGGACTCGGCCCAGTACCGCCAAGGCCTCACCTATATATGACGTTTTCTGgttcataaaatatttgtaaaatgtattgCCAGTGATAACCTCAGAGGTAGATGTTATTCGTGCTTTACAGAAATAGAGAAACAGGAGACTCGTgataagtgacttgtccaaggtcatgcaaCCAGTAAGTAGGGAAACCAGTCTCAGACCCGAGTTTTCCGGTTACAGACTCAGGACGTTTAGCACAGAACCACGTTGCTTCTCTGGACTATGGTGAATTGTGTTCAAACAGTATGCTAGGCGTGTAGGGAAGGAATTCACTTATGGAAAGATGCTGCTAGCCAAAGGAGGGGAAACCACATTTTTGTAAAGTTGTGCCAGATACCACCTGATAGGAGGTGAACTTTTGAACCTAGCCTTATTTGGGGGAAGAGCACCCAAGGAAGCAATCTAAAAATGGACAGAGGGAGTTTAATCTATGTGaaagttttttgtgtttttgttttttttttaaatagaggtgcTTGGAATTGATACCATGACCTGGTGCatctaagcctgtgctctaccactgaactattcccacccaccagtttttttttttccttaacatttaTTTGATCCCTCAATAAATTGTCAGCTTCATGAAAGCAAGAGGTTTTTGTCTCATtaacagttattttaatttttatgaagtattGAAATAACTGTGTTCTTTAAAGATACTATAGACTATGTGAATACGTGGAAATGGTTGCAAAAAGCAGGGGAAAAGGGTTTATATTTGGTAATTACAACCTTAACAGAAGGTTAAAAGAAAATGATGTAAATAGTTCAAGGAATTGCGGTCTGTTAAGTTTTCTTATATGTATGTAGCGTTCTGTTAAGTTTTCTTATATGTATGTAGCGTTCTGTTAAGTTTTCTTATATGTATGTGGAATATGTGTTtaatgatttaaaatgaaaattctgagGTTAATTTTTAACATGCAAGGGGTTTTTTGtttcattgggtttttttttatgttgGCAATCTCCAAACCTGGTTGGAAGTGGGAACTCACACTTTTTGCTCATTTCTTTTGTAGCCGGGCACCTCCAATGAGAGCTGCACCCAGGCCAGCGCCAGCAGCTCAGCCACCAGCAGTGGCTCCACCATCTGCTGTTGGCTCCCCTGCTGCTGCACCCCGGCAGCCAGGTCTAATGGCCCAGATGGCAACCACTGCAGCTGGTGTGGCTGTGGGTTCTGCTGTCGGCCACACTCTAGGTCATGCCATCACTGGGGGCTTCAGTGGAGGGAGTAATGCTGAGCCTTCAAGGCCTGACATCACTTACCAGGTAAGATTTGGGGCAGCATTCCCTTCGGTGGTGTATTTTATGAGAAAACCTAGTTATTTGCAAATTGTTTACGTGTAGGAACTGTAATTTTAGAATCCACATGTGGAGAATGGTTTATCAAAAGCCATGTTTGagtggggaggttatagctcagtggtagagtgcatgcttagcatgcatgaggccctgggttaaatccccagtatctccatttttaaacattaaataaataaataaataaataaataaataaaacctaccccccacccccaaagccaCATTTGGCAGTAATTTTTCTCCTCTAATGAGCATGGGTGTATACTCTATTTCTGGTGTACTTGAAACGCTCATCCATCTATTTTTCTATTAGTCCCATTTTTTCCTCCATGAAACTTCACTGAACCACTGGTCTTTAGATGCCCAAATAACCGTTTCACTGTATTTGCATTTTTGTTCTTGAATCTTTCTGATTACAAGTAGAATTTTTGCTAAAGCTCTTTCTGCCTTTAACACTTTGATCACCCATTGTGGATTGGGTGTATTTCCTGTGGGGCCCAAATTCGCACTTTACCACAGTGTGATGCACTGACAGTATAAGTGCTTATAAttaatctgtttgtttttccagtataattgggatttttttaaacaacaatttcttattttcaattttcaacctttttacagttttattacTTCTTGGAATGTCATTATTCTGCACAGAATAAATTTGAGTAACAGAATAGTCTGTGGCGTTACTTTGATACTTCTTAGCTGCAGAGTGATATGTGATCCAATTAGTAGAACCGATAGATCACAgtttacaaattagaaaaaatcCTCGAGGCAAAACAGTCAGAAGAATGTGCGTCCTTTGTTGTCAGAAAAGCAGTCAAACTTTGGAACGACAAGAAGttaggaaaaatgtaaaaaagacagaaacataTTGTCCTAGTTGTCTCAAAACACTACAGCTTTATATAAATTGTTTCAGCAAACATCGTAAGAAAGTAACAtagtattatataattttattcaaaagaaaataatttttatctgcATATGTACTTATATGTTGTTACTATTGAATACTTGTATTACAAATGAAAACTGTTACAAATTACTTGTAAAAAACCTGCATAATTGGATAAAGGAAAgtgtcacccagatttgggtgagGCGATCAACGTCTTAAATTTTTTCATGTTCCATGTTCTTAGATGGCAGCTGTAGTTTGCATCTAGTTCTAGTTCTGTTTCCCCAGGTAACTTCAAAGACAGTGGCTCTTGCTCTTTGTTGGGGAAAAGTCTGATTTCCTTTCTTACCAGTCCTGAATGTTATGCCTTTGCAGGAGCCTCAGGGAACCCAGCTGACACCGCAGCAGCAGTCTGGTCCGTGCTTCTATGAGATGAAACAGTTTTTGGAATGTGCCCAGAACCAGGGTGACCTTAAGCTTTGTGAGGGTTTCAGTGAGGTGCTGAAACAGTGCAGACTGGCGAATGGTAGGTGATAAATCAATCCAGGATTGAATTTGTATCTGCGTAATTCACTGAATGGTACCCCTGGCCCCTGTGAAACTTAGGGGGTCTGCGTTTAATAAATTAAACTGACAAGTTAGAGGAGATTTTGTTTAAATTACTCTAAAAGTAATTAACTCCTCTAACAAGGAGCTAGTGTAGAGGTTTCTACTCATTATCTTAGGCTTTTGCCAGTTGTGTTCTGAATCTGATTCTTCCTGAAACAGGTATAGGTTACTGTGTgcaccaagatttttttttcctgcagtcttACTATGGTTATTGCATGTGAATGATTCATAGCCTTAGTGCTATGACTATAAAATTACATTTGATTTCACCACGGTCCTGGAACGAGCATAAGGATTGACAGCATTATCATTCTAGACACCTCATCTGAGAGAGACAGGTTTATTAAATCCCTCAGTGGGACCTTGAGCTTTAGGCTCTCTGGAATGTTGGCAGTCAGCTTGTTTTATGTGAGTTCCTCGTATCAACCTGAGAATTCACCACCTATTAAAAACGCCTATTTTCATTTTCCCACCTTCATTTAGGTATGAAATAGGGGAGAAGTTAATCCTTTCAGGTGGTTGAACTGTGGAATTAGGAGATTACATGGACAAGTTTATCTGAAGTCTTTGATGAAGCTACATCTAGTACCAAAGTGAATATATTTCTGCTTCAGGACTCCACCCCTGGAAGCATGTATGTCTTTTCTCAGTTGTGGCAAGTGTAGAGTTGAAGTTTTGTTGGTTGCAGGATGCCTAAATAGCTTATGAAAGAAACTAATAATTTTGGGCTTCATCCCTCCTTTCATAATTTGGAGGACTTATGTTTTGTTGAAAATATATAGCTAGTGCTCTTCTAACTAACATACCTCTTCTGTTTGCAGGATTAGCTTAATCAAGAAGTTGCAATTGAAGACATGAAAAATCATCTCTCATGACCAAGTTGATTTAGCATAGAAATCTAATTGATAATGAAGAGATACGAAAGTGTGAAACCACTAGTTAAACCTCTCCTCTATCATTAGTAGCTTTTTTTGCTTCAGAATTGCAGTTGGAAGAGGGTGTCCTTCCTAAACAGAAGTTCACTGAGATGACATTGAGTTTGGGGCTGGCAGGTGTTTGGCCTCTTAAACGTGTTTTTCTGATGTTATTGTTTGTTAATTAATTAGAATAAatgattttctttcaaaatgggGGTGACTCATAAGAATAAGTTTATAAATCACAAATGGCACACACATTGTGAACATAAGGCATTTTACAGAAGAACACGGTTGCCTCAACATGTCTATAAGTTTATCTAGTTTGTAGTCTTTGGATATTGAAGTTGCAGCCCCCTAAGAATCTGGCAGAGCTTCCTGAGGGGCTTTCATGGAGAATCAGTTCTGTAGGGAAGAGTTCCCTGGCAAACACGCTGCTCGTTAAAAAGGTTTCAGGTGCTGCAGGCCTTTGGAGCCAATGTTGAGTGAACTGAGCAGTAACAGGAACTCTAAAATACTAACTGTTCCAATCTGGTGAGTGATGAAGGAACAGTGGGAGTAGACCCCTTCCTGGTGTGGGTTCCCTGTGGCCAGGTCAGCACTACATGTCAGTGTTAGGCTAGAATATCCAGTGAATTGGTTGGAGAtgaaaaatcattcttttcataAAACTGCAGATGTTTTCCTTAAATCATTGTAGCTTCTTCTGGAAAGACTCAAGCTGGCTGGAGTTGCCTGCTCCATGTTGTCTTAAGGAGTTGGACTCAACTTGGGGTGCATGTGTACATTATGCTCTGCAATTTTCCTGCTTTCAAATGTACCTTTTGGAGATTAtgtgatttttcccccctctgttttgGAGACCTCTGTTACCACTAAGTGAGTGAAATGCTTTTGAATGACTGGATTATTCACCTCCTGTCCTCACCTGGGTTCTTAGAGTGCCCCACACTGTACCTAATCATTCAGTTCCAGAAAAGGGGCCAAGTCTGCCTTTTCTCAAGGACCTAAATGACCACAGACAGTTCACTACTGGCTCGTCCTCCAGCATATTCCTCCTGGGCTCATCAGTGGgctctttgcccattttcctagAGGCTCAGGACGTCTGAGTTCATAGTACTAATGCCCCTTATGTCCAAGGTGTGATGGTGTATGGTGGGTACCCAAATAttgatgaatcaatgaatgaaaggACAATGAACCACTGACAAAATGCAAAAGTGACTGATCTGGCCTCTCCCTGTTGGGAGCCATGGCTACACAGAAGGGCACAGGGAATAGTCCAGTAGGTGTAATGCCTGTTTGCCTTAAGGTTACAGGGAGGTTTGTCATGCACTGTGAATGTAAAACTGGCAAGAGTCTACAGcttagaatcagaaaaaaaaaaaccaaaaaaaacttaCTGACAGTAAAGAAAAGGAGACTGCAGTGTTTTCATCCTTGGAATCAGATGTTGCATATAAGTAAGCTGGAAGCCTTTATGGATAGAGGCAGAATTTATAGCTTCATTCTATATAGCAGTTCAAAGTACTTCCCCAGAGTGAACATGGTATGATGGAAAGAGCACATGGGCCCACGTCAGGTTCACCTAGGCCCTCCTGCTCACCTACTTGGTGACCTTAAGCAAATCACATTCTCTAAAATTGGCTTAATACCAGAGTTTTCCTGGTAGAAGTGAAAGTGTgaaatgctttataaaatatgaattaaatgagTGTTTATGGGCTCAGCATGTGTGCAAAGCACAGTAGGTAATATTAGAATTAGGGGTTTGAAGAAAAGGTAGCTTTAGAATGAGGGTGAGCCATAAGTAAGTGTCCAGTGTGTGCCAGCATGTTGCATACGTGATTTCCAATTCTGTCAGCCTCTTAAGCTAGAATTACACTGATGAGGACCCTCACCCGAAGAACCCAAAGCTGCACATGGTTAGAGGCCATGGAAGTCTCATTAGAAACTGCAGGCTGAAAACAAAATTGGTTATGGAGAAAATCATGGAGGCAGATCAGAGATGGAGTCTTGGAGGGGCTGCATTTTGTAGGCCAGCCACATAAGCCCTACCCTGCTGGGTCCCCGTGGCAGCCAGGACTGGAGGTAGCACACAGGTGCGCTGAGACATTCTCTGGGGCTCTGCGCCCAGCATACACAGAGATGGCTCCTGAAGAAGCCAGCTGGTTGCATCTCCAGGCCTGGAGGCTGAGCGAGCTCCCGGGGGAAGCCTGGCCACCTCGCACTGccctgccggcccccaggccaGCAGAGCTTCCTTCACCCTCCACCAGGGGTCAGCCTGTGCCCTGTCCTACGGAGCCTTGGCCCACATCCCAGGTTTgcagttgtgttttatttttggcaCCGCAGCCTTCCGTCATCAAGCAGCAAAGCCCAAAGGGAAAGCAGCAAGATAGTCTACTCTGGCCACAAGTGTCTGTTCGGGTCACACTTCAGTCGTCTGttgtcccctctccccagggggCTCCGGGACCTTTGGGATTCCTGTCACATTCACTCAAGggcctgtgaggacacagtggtGAGTAGTTGGACCAGTGAGTGACAAAAGCCAGGcagcaggtggggagagggagagacggGTAGAGAAGTCAGAACCCCCCAAATTCATTAGACCCACTTCTCCCCGCTTCTGAAGGCAGATGGGCCCAGAAGAGTGGCAGCATTAACCCTCCAGTTCACTTGTCTACAGAAAGCAGGTCCCTGTGACTGTTTTCTGACTCTGAGTTTGGGGGAGGGATGTTATGTTCCAAAAAGGCCTAGGCTACCTACTCCCGTCTGGGGACCCTTTCCAAAGGAGTCCTGGGAAAGGCATGGGGAATGCAGGTGGCGGCATGATGTTGGCCCCAAGTTAGGCCCAGAGCAAGGGGATGAGACAAGACAAACCACCGCCCAGCCCAGGAGACGTGAGTGCCGCTGGAACTCAGCAAAGCTGGTGGTGCCAGGGCATGGTGGGGCCTCAAGCTGGGACGGCATCCTGGGGTGGTTGTAGACACACCCTCTGTGCAcggagggctgggggaagggagagaccGTTTGCTACCCGGCTTTGGGAGGTGGAGGGGCACAGATACCCAGCTGGGGAACTTAAAAGGACTTGCCATGAAATGGGCTTGTTTTTGTGGGGAATACACACTCCTGGGCTCAGCCGGGGTTGCTGCGGGCGGAGGCAGCCTGTGAGAGCTCAGGCGCCTGCTGCTGGCAGAGGAGACCGTTGTTATTCTAgtcctgcctctggtaaccaggCACCCAGCGGTGGGGACACCAGCTTCCTGGAACAGCCGGCCTGTCCCAAGGCAGCCAGGGCTTCTGCCTGACGGGTCAGCAAATTGGCCCCTTTGACAGCCCAGGCCTTCTTGGACCCAGAAAGAGCAGTGGACGTGGGACCAGACGCAGCTCTGGCCCTGCTGAGTGGCAGCTTGTGCCTGTTTTCTATCTGCCCCTCTTCCTGTCGGTACCTGATTTTCTCCATTCCTCAAGTCCTCTGTGGAGGTAGGAGTTCAGTACCTGGTGGCCTCTGTGTCCCTGAAACAAAGCCAGCCAGCTCAGCTCCTCTGGGTCTAGGCCTGAGTGTCCTGGCTCTGTACTGCCCCACGCTGTAGCAGGACCACTCAGGGCTCACTGGCCAGCTTTAGGTAGGACATGGGGCATTCTGAGGACAGGACCACCCTGCCGGCAGGAACCTGGACCACAGGGATGCTTCCAGCTATTGACTTACATCTACTGAGCAGACCCTGCGACACACCTGCAGTGGGCACAGTGGGGAGGGATGGTTGGAAGGTCCTAGAGGTGATCACAGTCGGATGGAGGAGATGACAGCACACACTGACAAATGGTACCAGAGGCTGGGACCAGGACTCACCCATCAAGCTCTGCACCCCTCAGAGCACCTGACATAGTACTTCCCAgagtatgaaagaaagaaaagggaggttgaaaggtaggaaggaaggatgcaagaaggaagggagggagggagattatGAAAGTCCTGGTTAAGGGCAGAACGGGTGAGTTAGCAGCTGTGGGAAGCACAGCAAGCCTGTCCCGGAAGGACGGTGTTTTCCAGGGAGGACAGTTACAACTGGGGAGATAAGGAGAGGCAATGGGAGTGGCACATTTGAAGATGAAACATGAAGCTTGTCACCTTTTCCACAAGTGCTGAGAGCAGGCAGAGGAAAAGCAGGACTAGCCTCGTCTcctcaaagaggaaaagaaacagcacTTTAATCTGTCCTTTGCAGAGTTTTTCAGTGGTTCTTTCTAAAATCAAGGGTGTGCTGGCCTTGTCAAAGCTAATCTTGGAGCCCGATGGCCTGATTCCTGCCTCAAGCCTCGGCTTGGGCCTGGCTGACCATCTGCTGCTCCTACAGGGGAAGCAAAAGCTTACAACGAGAACACGTAGGGAGCCACACAGTCATCTGGGGTCACGAGAGCTCACAGCCAGTGGGGAGAAGCAAGCTGGGCTCTTGGgctcttttcaaagtttttttgtCTGTTCACAAACATTTGCTTTGAACATTCACAAGAGGTCAGCCCTATGCcaggaaataacaaagatgagGGAGAGATGGTTACAGCCCTGGAAGAGCACATCCCCTAAGTCAAGAAGTCTGATGAGTTCTTTGTGTTCCCTTTTTAGGCCCCCTGGGAGTCACCCCTAAGGAGCTGAGCATGACCCAGGACAAGGCACTGCCGGACTTCCATTCCGCACAGAGCTTCTATGAGAACTATGAGCCCAAGGAGATCCTGGGCAGGTAAGGCCTAGACCTTCCCCACGAAGTGCTGTCCCAGGCTCCAGCCAGCTCTGTGGGCTGGAGAAGTCTCTGCTTGACCCTGAGCACTGACCCTGTTTCCATCCACAAAGCACTGTCCACCTGGAGGGAGCCTCATTTTGGAGTCCTGCCTTCCTGAACCAGGACGGAGGAGGCGGGTGCAAGAGTGCCCAGATCAGAGACCGCTCCTAGCAAAGAGCTCCCCCAGTGCTGCTGACAACACATCCCAACCCAGctctgggccagggctggggatCAGGAGTCTGAGGGAAGTTTATGGCCCTGAGAGGGTATGGCCTCTTCCTACGGGCTGGGGAAGAACACTGGGCTAGGAGTCGGGAGGCCTGAAAGCAGGCTTCTTCCTCATCAGCTCCAGGCAAATCGCCCTCTCTGTGCTGCTCTCACATCCCACCATCCCTGAAAGCTCACAGGAAGTTGGGGGACAAGGCAGGACATCTCTCCTGTAGCCTGAACCCAGGCCTCCCCCTGGGGTGAGGGGCCCCCAGGACTATCTGTCCTCTGCACCCCTAGGGGAGTTAGCAGTGTCGTCAGGCGCTGCATCCACAAGCCCACGTGCCAGGAGTATGCGGTGAAGATCATCGACATCACCGGCGGGGGCAGCTTCAGCTCCAAGGAGGTGCGGGAGCTGCGGGAGGCCACGCTGAAGGAGGTGGACATCCTGCGCAAGGTCTCAGGACACCCCAACATCAGTGAGTGATGGCCCCCAAGCCGTGGAGGGGTGCTGTGCCACAATTCTGCTCTGATAGCCCTAGTCGGGAGACTGGCCTCCCCGTGCAGCTAGCCAGAACCATCCAGAGGGTCTCCCGCACCCCGAGGCCCAGCCAGCCCAGTGCCCTGAGGCTTGAGGTTCCCAGCTCCACTCTCACTGCTCCTGGGATTCAGCTCTGTCTaagcctcctcctccagccagaCAGAAGGGgttgcaggcagggctgggctgggtggggggtgggaacgTGAAGCCCctgggctgccccctcccctggagGGCCTCCTTTCAACATCACCCTGATATCCCCTCCAGCTTCTGAGCCAGCCCCCAGCAACTTTAATCCCCTTGCCCTTGAGCCtccactgcccctgcccaggctccTCTGCCGCCTGAGACGAGCTAGCCATTTCCATTTCAGTACAGCTGAAGGACACTTATGAGACCAACACTTTCTTCTTCTTGGTGTTTGATCTGTAAGTACCCAGCCCTGGAGCCAGCCAGCCACACCCTGGGCCTATCTGTTGTGCTCCCCTACCAGGGCTTCCTGGAAACCAGCAGCCAGCCCCCTACATGCTGAATGCCAAACAAGACCACAGATGTTTTAGGAGAATCAGCTCCTGGGGTCAGGCTGCCAGCTTTTGAATCCCAGGTACACCACTTATGGGCTGGATGGTTTAAGAATCAGTTTCTCGTCAGTGTTATAGGAATAGTAATAGCACAGTGACCGGCACAGTGTAAATGCTAATAATTCTTTTAATGCTAATAATTATTAACTACACTGATGATGACAGTGGTGATCATTCAATACTTATTCCAGACGTTGAACATATAGCCATGAACAAGACAGATTAGGTTGCTGACTTCATGTAAGAATTTTCACAGGGAGGGAACAGAAAGCAATCAAGTCATAAAATACACACCGAGTTAAGCACATGCACGTATTCATAAAGCTGAGCAGGGGTTGGAGGCAGCGGGGCTCCCTTGGGAGTAGACAGAGGATGCTCTCCAGGAGGTGACCTTGGCAGAGACCTGGATGAAGGGAGATGGGGATCTGAGCCAAGACCTGGGGAAGCAGCCTTCTAGCAGAGGGAGGAGCCAGAGCAAGGGCCCTGCTGGATGAGCTTGACATGTCTGAGGCTTGGACAGGAAGTCAGGGTGGGGGAGTGGAGCAAGCTTGTGACAACGGCAGGATACAAGGGCAGTCAGTCCCAAAGAGCAGAGCAAGCCAGCATTTTCGCCATGGAAGAACTGTGGAGGGCCGAGAGCAGGAGGGTGATGTGATCTGATTTACTTTTATAAAGGATCCTGCTGACTGTAAGGAGGCAAGAGTGGAAAGGAGGAAGCCAGCAGTATGAGGGCAAGAGACCCACCAGGGGAGAGAAGCAGGTGGTGGAGACTGTATTTGGGGTGTGGTTCCAAGActagcatcatcatcatcaatgtcACTGTCCCTCTGCTTATGCATCAGCATGGCTATTGAGATGAGCTCCTTGTCCCAGGGTCCA includes:
- the CHCHD2 gene encoding coiled-coil-helix-coiled-coil-helix domain-containing protein 2 isoform X1, yielding MPRGSRSRTSRVAPPASRAPPMRAAPRPAPAAQPPAVAPPSAVGSPAAAPRQPGLMAQMATTAAGVAVGSAVGHTLGHAITGGFSGGSNAEPSRPDITYQEPQGTQLTPQQQSGPCFYEMKQFLECAQNQGDLKLCEGFSEVLKQCRLANGLA
- the CHCHD2 gene encoding coiled-coil-helix-coiled-coil-helix domain-containing protein 2 isoform X2, with product MPRGSRSRTSRVAPPASRAPPMRAAPRPAPAAQPPAVAPPSAVGSPAAAPRQPGLMAQMATTAAGVAVGSAVGHTLGHAITGGFSGGSNAEPSRPDITYQEPQGTQLTPQQQSGPCFYEMKQFLECAQNQGDLKLCEGFSEVLKQCRLANGMK